The following coding sequences are from one Kwoniella bestiolae CBS 10118 chromosome 2, complete sequence window:
- a CDS encoding GMP synthase [glutamine-hydrolyzing]: protein MSSAANATEEIHSLYDTILILDFGSQYSHLITRRCRELNVYCEMLPCTQKISELSWKPAGVILSGSPYSVYAPDAPHVDPAVFELGVPILGICYGLQEIARTHGGNVDAHSHREYGYAKIKVEKTGNKQQDALFEGIEMEEDGGLQVWMSHGDQLTSLPPNFSVVASTPTSPWTAIAHNSKPVYGVQFHPEVSHSPKGKEVIGAFVKNVCGIKGGWSMDSFIPKEIARIRQICGEKGQVIGAVSGGVDSTVAAKLMHEAIGDRFHAIMVDNGVLRKDEGAKVHQMLTVDLGVNLTVVDASELFLSRLKGVEDPEKKRKIIGNTFIEVFEEEAAKIEAAAEKEVEEKGGDAKGKIEWLLQGTLYPDVIESISFKGPSATIKTHHNVGGLLEDMKLKLIEPLRELFKDEVRALGRLLDIPAHLVGRHPFPGPGLAIRILGEVTRDQIKILQHADDIYIEEVRAAGLYDQISQAFVALLPVKAVGVAGDARTYDQVVALRAVSTEDFMTADWFVFPPQVLKKISSRITNEVKGVNRVVYDITSKPPGT from the exons ATGTCTTCCGCTGCCAACGCCACAGAGGAGATCCACAGTCTGTACGATACCATTTTGATCTTGGATTTTGGATCTCAG TACTCCCACTTGATCACTCGAAGATGTCGTGAATTGAAT GTCTATTGTGAAATGTTGCCTTGTACCCAGAAGATCAGCGAATTAAGCTGGAAGCCTGCGG GTGTCATCCTCTCCGGATCCCCCTACTCAGTCTATGCCCCCGACGCCCCTCACGTCGACCCAGCAGTGTTCGAGCTTGGCGTACCCATCTTAGGTATCTGCTATGGTCTGCAGGAGATCGCTCGAACTCACGGTGGGAATGTTGATGCGCACTCTCACAGGGAGTATGGGTATGCGAAGATTAAGGTGGAGAAGACTGGGAATAAGCAGCAGGACGCGTTgtttgaggggattgagatggaggaggacggGGGGTTACAA GTATGGATGTCCCACGGcgaccagctcacctcgctCCCACCGAACTTCTCCGTCGTCGCCTCCACCCCCACATCTCCATGGACGGCCATCGCCCACAACTCCAAACCAGTCTACGGTGTCCAATTCCACCCCGAGgtatctcactcacccaagGGTAAGGAAGTTATCGGGGCTTTCGTGAAGAACGTGTGTGGTATCAAGGGTGGATGGTCGATGGACAGTTTCATCCCCAAGGAAATCGCTAGGATCAGACAGATCTGCGGTGAGAAGGGTCAGGTTATCGGTGCGGTCTCTGGTGGGGTGGATTCGACGGTGGCTGCTAAGTTGATGCATGAGGCTATTGGGGATCG ATTCCACGCCATCATGGTCGACAACGGTGTTCTTCGAAAAGACGAGGGCGCCAAAGTCCACCAAATGTTGACTGTCGACCTCGGAGTCAACTTGACCGTGGTAGATGCCTCTGAGCTCTTCTTATCCCGATTGAAGGGTGTCGAGGATCCcgagaagaaacgaaagaTCATCGGTAACACCTTCATCGAAGTGTTCGAGGAGGAGGCCGCCAAGATCGAAGCTGCcgctgagaaggaggttgaggagaaaGGCGGTGATGCTAAAGGCAAGATCGAGTGGTTGTTACAAGGTACCCTTTACCCAGATGTTATTGAGAGTATATCTTTCAAGGGTCCTTCCGCCACTATCAAGACTCACCACAATGTCGGTGGATTGTTGGAGGACatgaagttgaagttgattgaACCGCTTAGAGAGTTgttcaagg ACGAAGTCCGAGCTCTCGGTCGACTCCTCGATATCCCCGCCCACCTGGTTGGCAGACACCCCTTCCCCGGACCTGGACTTGCCATCCGAATCTTAGGAGAAGTAACAAGAGACCAAATCAAGATCCTCCAACACGCCGACGACATCTACATCGAGGAAGTCCGAGCCGCAGGATTATACGACCAGATCTCTCAAGCTTTCGTTGCGCTCTTACCTGTGAAAGCTGTTGGTGTTGCCGGTGATGCGCGAACTTACGATCAGGTGGTTGCGCTCCGAGCTGTCTCCACCGAGGACTTCATGACTGCCGATTGGTTTGTGTTCCCTCCTCaggtgttgaagaagatctcTTCGAGAATTACCaatgag GTCAAGGGAGTTAACAGGGTCGTGTATGATATCACCTCTAAACCACCTGGAACGTGA